The Pseudomonas sp. MH9.2 genomic interval AGGCGTTGCCAGACCGCACTGGATTCCTGCCACTGTGTTATTGCGCGAGATCCGTGAGCGGGGTTATCAAAGTGGATATTCCATGCTCACCAGTTTCCTGTTCGTCCTGAAGTCCAAGCCCGCCGAGCCGCTCGTGCGTTTTGAAACAGAGCACTGCGAGCAGATGCAGGTCGACTTAATGGTGATCCTGAAAAACAGTTTTGTCGCGCCACTAGCAGCGTCCCTCAAACAGGCCAATCTGCTGCTCGATGTTGAAGTCGCCAACAGCAAAGTCGGGCCTTGGTTGATGGACATTACCGTCTGATTCAATCCTGCACTCTTTGATCCTTAGCAAGCAATCATTAAGTCACGTAACATCACGTGACGTTACAGCTGCCAGCCAGGTGATCTATGTCCGTAGGTACGAGCAATCGCGTTGTGATAGAGATTGACCCTACTCATAAGCAGCAAATCTATGCCGCCCTCAAAGCGCGCGGGCTGACCATGCGTGAATGGTTTTTGCAACAGGTGAGTAGTGAGCTGTCTATCACGCAGCCAGCCAAGAAATCCAGCAAATCGAATAGCAATTAAGACCGAATTCAGGGAGTTGAGCTGATGCTCAAGACAGTCAAGCAGGCATGCGTTTTTAACCCGATCATTCGCGACTATCGCATGAGTGAGGGCATCGAGAACCTATCGGATTTGATTACGGATGCTGGTGATGGGCGCGAGTTCTTCGCGCGCAATTTCATTACCAGCGGCATGGAGCAGCTGTTTCGTGAGGGGATGCTGCGTCTCGATGGTAAGTCCGATCAAGCTGTGTTTGAGCTCGCCCAAGCAATGGGGGGCGGTAAAACGCACATGATGATCGCGCTCGGGCTCTTGGCTAAGCACCCGCACCTTCGTGAAGAGATCCTTCCCGCTGACCTTTCATCCCGAATCGGGATGGATGAAGTCCGTATTGCTGCATTCAACGGTCGGAATAACCCAGAGAACTACATCTGGGGTGAAATTGCCGCGCAGCTGGGTGAGGAAGAGGCTGTTAAGCAGTATTGGATCAATGGTCCGCGTGCGGTTGATCAAGCAGGCTGGAAGAAGATCATCGGCGACAAGCCCACCCTGATCATGCTTGATGAGCTGCCGCCGTATCTAGAGAATGCCAGTACCACCAAACTTGGTGATGGCACACTGGCTACGGTGACCACCTATACCCTCAGCTGCCTTATGACTGCTGCGTTGGAGTTGCCGCGCTGCTGTGTGGTGATAGCCAACCTGTCGGGCAGTTACGTGGCGCAGACCAAGGCTATCGCTGATGCGATTTCTAACTTGCAGCAGGAAGCCAGTCGCCAGTCAAGCACAATTACGCCGGTGCAGTTGGCAGGCAACGAGATTTACGAGATCCTTAAAAAACGCTTGATTTTGGAATTGCCGGACGAGTCCGTGATTGGTGAGGTCGCGGAAGAGTATGCACAGCGTATCAAGGCGGCTGCGGATGGTGGTTACATCGTAGCGACAAGTCTGGAACAGGTTGCTCAGCAAGTCACGGAAACCTATCCGTTCCATCCCTCGTTCAAACATCTGGTTGCCCTGTTCAAAGAAAACGAAGGCTTTCGACAGACTCGCGGTCTTATGCAGTTCGCCGCTCGTTTACTCAAGAGTGTTGATGAGCGTGAAGTCGACGACGTTTACCTGATAGGCACTCAGCACCTGCGACTGAATGATGATTCCGTACGTGAAGAGGTGGGGCGAATAGCCAGCGCTTTACGCCCGGCGATGACCCACGATATTGCTGATGGTGGCCAGGCGATTGCAGAGGAAATCGACTCGAATATTGGTAGTGATGCAGCCCAGCAGGTTGGCTCATTGCTGTTGGCAGCTTCCATGTCGCGGGCGGTCGGTGGCCGTATTGGCTTGACTGAAGCCGAAATCATCGAATTCCTTGCAGCGCCCAACCGAAAACCAGATGAGTTCAAGGTGGCTCTCGAAAAGTTGCGTGAGCAGGCCTGGTATCTGCATCGGGAGGAAGAGCGTTTCTTCATCAAAGAAACGGAAAACCTCTCCCGTCAAATCGAACGTAACGCGCGTGACATTCCTCAAACGAAGATAGACCAGGCGCTGATAAATAAGCTTATTTCCGTACTGCAACCCGTGAGTAAGGCCGCCTACCAAGATGTGCAGGTGCTGCCTTTGCTTGATGATCTGAAGCTAGGTGGGCCGCGTGTTCTGATCGTAGTGCGGCCGGACGGGAAGATGCCTCCGAGTGAGCTAGTCAACTTTTTCGAGTTTCAGCAGGACAAGAACAATTTCATGGTCTTGTCGGGGCGGGACAGCTACCTTGCTGATGCGGTCGATGAGCGTCTTCGTGATTTGTATGCCATCGAGGCCATTTGTAAGCGCTTGAAAGATGGGGATAGTCTATTCGAAGAGGCTCGCGACCGTATGGAAGATGCTCAGCAGCGCTTCCATAAGGCTCTATCGGGTGCTTACAACCGCCTCTACTTTCCCTCTATTGATGCAATGACCGGTATTGCCCAATTGATGCAGGCTGCCATAGATAACGGCCTAAACATGGGGCAGGGTAACAACTCTGCCGAGTATCAGATTGAGCAATTGCTGGCTAGTCCGCGTGCCAACTACAAGCTGATACTCAATCTGTCAGCGGTAATTGGCGACTATTGGGCAATGGCTGAAAGCGACCTGTGGCCGGCAATTGACCGTCGCACCCCCTGGAAAGATGTGTTAATGCGTGCCAAGAGCAACGCGGCTTGGGCTTGGATGCCTGGGTCTAGCGGCATGGAAACCCTCAAAGCCGAAGCTTTGAAACAGGGGCGCTGGAGGCAGGGTACTGACGGCTATATTGAGAAGGGGCCGTTCCCTGCTGAGAAGACGACAGTAAACGTTACTCTGCAAACGTTAAATGAGTCTACCGGCGAATCCACGCTAGCCATTATTCCGCGTAACGC includes:
- a CDS encoding anti-phage-associated DUF499 domain-containing protein; its protein translation is MLKTVKQACVFNPIIRDYRMSEGIENLSDLITDAGDGREFFARNFITSGMEQLFREGMLRLDGKSDQAVFELAQAMGGGKTHMMIALGLLAKHPHLREEILPADLSSRIGMDEVRIAAFNGRNNPENYIWGEIAAQLGEEEAVKQYWINGPRAVDQAGWKKIIGDKPTLIMLDELPPYLENASTTKLGDGTLATVTTYTLSCLMTAALELPRCCVVIANLSGSYVAQTKAIADAISNLQQEASRQSSTITPVQLAGNEIYEILKKRLILELPDESVIGEVAEEYAQRIKAAADGGYIVATSLEQVAQQVTETYPFHPSFKHLVALFKENEGFRQTRGLMQFAARLLKSVDEREVDDVYLIGTQHLRLNDDSVREEVGRIASALRPAMTHDIADGGQAIAEEIDSNIGSDAAQQVGSLLLAASMSRAVGGRIGLTEAEIIEFLAAPNRKPDEFKVALEKLREQAWYLHREEERFFIKETENLSRQIERNARDIPQTKIDQALINKLISVLQPVSKAAYQDVQVLPLLDDLKLGGPRVLIVVRPDGKMPPSELVNFFEFQQDKNNFMVLSGRDSYLADAVDERLRDLYAIEAICKRLKDGDSLFEEARDRMEDAQQRFHKALSGAYNRLYFPSIDAMTGIAQLMQAAIDNGLNMGQGNNSAEYQIEQLLASPRANYKLILNLSAVIGDYWAMAESDLWPAIDRRTPWKDVLMRAKSNAAWAWMPGSSGMETLKAEALKQGRWRQGTDGYIEKGPFPAEKTTVNVTLQTLNESTGESTLAIIPRNAGQSPVVHYAATAKVSAIDTKVEDLDNFITSAATLYFLAIDSEGRHQTGEPQRWVADLRVRHQVQAIADKRIVTLSCLPAAEMRYTLDGSNPKDGELYIEPFAISSQAARLMIYASAGEASHNADYTIPAASDKQVQIDDSKPARLAETKKVSLDSTDKVFLVLNNFKGSTNTIFKGVRIQIGEGENTVTVRFQEREVTAAIIEAAINGLRKALGDDQDVVTVQIGSGAVFENGYAAKEFAKLSGIELRPGDVIQEE